A single region of the Streptomyces sp. NBC_00425 genome encodes:
- the pgsA gene encoding phosphatidylinositol phosphate synthase, which yields MGQPTASRGRTATPTLGKAMLNKYARAFFTRVLTPFAAFLIRRGVSPDTVTLLGTAGVIAGALVFYPRGEFFWGTIVITLFVFSDLVDGNMARQLGRSSRWGAFLDSTLDRVADGAIFGGFALWYAGHGADNALCAVSIFCLASGQVVSYTKARGESIGLPVAVNGLVERAERLVISLVAAGLAGLHAFGVPGIQVLLPIALWIVAVGSLVTLIQRVVTVRRESAEAEQAAAADAAADATDVAERADEAQGSEARGSEAAK from the coding sequence ATGGGCCAGCCGACGGCCAGCAGGGGCCGCACGGCCACACCGACCCTCGGGAAGGCCATGCTGAACAAGTACGCGCGTGCATTCTTCACGCGTGTCCTCACACCGTTCGCCGCGTTTCTCATCCGCCGGGGCGTGAGCCCCGACACGGTCACGCTCCTCGGCACCGCCGGCGTGATCGCGGGCGCGCTGGTCTTCTACCCCCGGGGCGAGTTCTTCTGGGGCACGATCGTGATCACGCTCTTCGTGTTCTCCGACCTCGTCGACGGCAACATGGCCCGTCAGCTCGGCCGCAGCAGCCGCTGGGGGGCCTTCCTGGACTCCACGCTCGACCGGGTCGCCGACGGCGCGATCTTCGGCGGCTTCGCGCTCTGGTACGCGGGCCACGGCGCCGACAACGCCCTGTGCGCCGTCTCGATCTTCTGTCTGGCCAGCGGTCAGGTGGTGTCGTACACGAAGGCCCGCGGCGAGTCGATCGGCCTGCCGGTCGCCGTCAACGGGCTGGTGGAGCGTGCCGAGCGCCTGGTGATCTCGCTGGTCGCGGCGGGACTCGCGGGTCTGCACGCGTTCGGCGTGCCCGGCATCCAGGTGCTGCTGCCGATCGCGCTGTGGATCGTCGCCGTCGGCAGCCTCGTCACGCTGATCCAGCGCGTCGTCACGGTCCGCCGGGAGTCCGCCGAGGCGGAGCAGGCGGCCGCGGCCGACGCCGCAGCCGACGCCACGGACGTCGCGGAGCGGGCGGACGAGGCGCAGGGCAGCGAGGCCCGGGGGAGCGAGGCCGCGAAGTGA
- a CDS encoding phosphatidylinositol mannoside acyltransferase, which yields MSARERLTDALYGLGWSAVRKLPEPVAVGLGRTVADLAWKRRGKGVLRLESNYARVVPDASPERLAELSRAGMRSYLRYWMESFRLPAWSAERVADGFDPEDLHHLTDGIASDRGVILALPHMGNWDLAGAWVTTKLRTPFTTVAERLEPETLYDRFVAYREGLGMEVLPHTGGSAFGTLARRLRDGGLVCLVAERDLSASGVEVDFFGDTARMPAGPALLAQQTGALLLPVTLWYDDSPVMQGRVHPPIEVPGTGTRADKTSVMTQALADAFATGIADHPEDWHMLQRLWLADLEPRPSRPGPSDGAPA from the coding sequence GTGAGCGCCCGGGAGCGTCTGACGGACGCGCTGTACGGCCTGGGCTGGAGCGCAGTCAGGAAGCTCCCCGAGCCCGTCGCCGTAGGCCTCGGCCGCACCGTCGCCGACCTCGCGTGGAAGCGGCGCGGGAAGGGCGTGCTGCGGCTGGAGAGCAACTACGCGCGCGTGGTCCCGGACGCGAGCCCGGAGCGCCTGGCCGAGCTCTCACGCGCGGGGATGCGCTCCTACCTGCGGTACTGGATGGAGTCCTTCCGGCTGCCGGCCTGGAGCGCCGAGCGCGTCGCGGACGGCTTCGACCCCGAGGACCTGCACCATCTGACGGACGGCATCGCCTCGGACCGGGGCGTCATCCTCGCGCTGCCCCACATGGGCAACTGGGACCTGGCCGGCGCCTGGGTCACCACGAAGCTGCGCACGCCGTTCACCACCGTCGCCGAACGCCTCGAGCCCGAGACGCTGTACGACCGGTTCGTCGCCTACCGCGAGGGACTCGGCATGGAGGTGCTGCCGCACACCGGCGGCTCCGCCTTCGGCACCCTGGCCCGGCGGCTGCGCGACGGCGGGCTGGTCTGCCTGGTCGCCGAGCGCGACCTGTCCGCCTCCGGCGTCGAGGTCGACTTCTTCGGGGACACCGCCCGGATGCCCGCCGGACCCGCCCTGCTCGCCCAGCAGACCGGCGCGCTGCTGCTGCCCGTCACGCTCTGGTACGACGACTCGCCCGTCATGCAGGGCAGGGTTCATCCGCCGATCGAGGTGCCCGGGACAGGCACCCGGGCCGACAAGACGTCTGTCATGACACAGGCGCTGGCGGACGCCTTCGCCACCGGCATCGCCGACCACCCGGAGGACTGGCACATGCTGCAGAGACTGTGGCTCGCGGACCTGGAACCCCGCCCGTCGCGACCCGGCCCGTCGGACGGGGCGCCCGCGTGA
- a CDS encoding glycosyltransferase family 4 protein, with protein sequence MRIGIVCPYSWDVPGGVQFHIRDLAEYFVRLGHEVSVLAPADDDTPLPPYVVSAGRAVPVPYNGSVARLNFGFLSAARVRRWLHDGAFDVVHIHEPTSPSLGLLTCWAASGPIVATFHTSNPRSRAMIAAYSILQAALEKISARIAVSEYARRTLVEHLGGDAVVIPNGVDVDFFAKAEPNPEWQGATLGFVGRIDEPRKGLPVLMRALPKIFAERPDARLLVAGRGDEKEAVESLPQELHARVEFLGMVSDEDKARFLRSVDLYIAPNTGGESFGIILVEAMSAGAPVLASDLDAFAQVLDQGAAGELFANEDADALAAAAVRLLGDPERRAQLSERGSAHVRRFDWSTVGADILSVYETVTAGAAAVAADDERGSTGLRARLGLARD encoded by the coding sequence GTGAGAATCGGCATCGTGTGCCCGTACTCCTGGGACGTCCCGGGCGGTGTGCAGTTCCACATCCGCGACCTCGCCGAGTACTTCGTCCGGCTCGGCCACGAGGTGTCCGTCCTCGCCCCGGCCGACGACGACACCCCGCTGCCGCCGTACGTCGTCTCGGCCGGCCGTGCGGTCCCCGTGCCGTACAACGGCTCCGTCGCCCGGCTCAACTTCGGGTTCCTGTCCGCCGCGCGCGTACGACGCTGGCTGCACGACGGCGCGTTCGACGTCGTCCACATCCACGAACCGACCTCCCCCTCGCTCGGCCTGCTGACCTGCTGGGCGGCCTCGGGGCCGATCGTGGCGACCTTCCACACGTCCAATCCGCGCTCGCGGGCCATGATCGCCGCGTACTCCATCCTCCAGGCCGCCCTGGAGAAGATCAGCGCGCGGATCGCCGTCAGCGAGTACGCCCGGCGGACGCTGGTGGAGCACCTCGGCGGCGACGCGGTCGTCATCCCGAACGGCGTCGACGTCGACTTCTTCGCCAAGGCCGAGCCCAACCCCGAGTGGCAGGGCGCCACCCTCGGCTTCGTCGGACGCATCGACGAGCCGCGCAAGGGCCTGCCCGTGCTGATGCGGGCCCTGCCGAAGATCTTCGCCGAGCGCCCGGACGCACGGCTGCTGGTCGCCGGCCGCGGCGACGAGAAGGAGGCGGTGGAGAGCCTGCCGCAGGAGCTGCACGCGCGCGTGGAGTTCCTCGGCATGGTCAGCGACGAGGACAAGGCGCGCTTCCTGCGCAGCGTCGACCTCTACATCGCGCCCAACACCGGCGGCGAGAGTTTCGGCATCATCCTCGTCGAGGCCATGTCGGCGGGAGCTCCCGTGCTCGCCTCCGACCTAGACGCCTTCGCCCAGGTCCTCGACCAGGGAGCGGCGGGCGAGCTGTTCGCCAACGAGGACGCGGACGCGCTGGCCGCCGCGGCGGTGCGGCTCCTGGGCGACCCGGAACGCAGAGCACAGCTGAGCGAGCGGGGCAGCGCGCATGTGCGGCGCTTCGACTGGTCGACCGTCGGCGCGGACATCCTGTCGGTCTACGAGACGGTGACGGCGGGAGCGGCGGCGGTCGCCGCCGACGACGAACGGGGATCGACGGGCCTGCGGGCCCGGCTCGGCCTGGCCCGGGACTGA
- the pdxS gene encoding pyridoxal 5'-phosphate synthase lyase subunit PdxS: MSSTISENQTPETGTARVKRGMAEQLKGGVIMDVVTPEQAKIAEDAGAVAVMALERVPADIRKDGGVARMSDPDMIEGIIEAVSIPVMAKSRIGHFVEAQVLQSLGVDYIDESEVLTPADEVNHSDKFAFTTPFVCGATNLGEALRRIAEGAAMIRSKGEAGTGNVVEAVRHLRQIKNEIARLRGYDNNELYAAAKDLRAPYELVKEVAELGKLPVVLFSAGGVATPADAALMRQLGAEGVFVGSGIFKSGDPAKRAAAIVKATTFYDDPKIIADASRNLGEAMVGINCDTLPEAERYANRGW; encoded by the coding sequence GTGTCCAGCACGATCTCCGAAAACCAGACCCCCGAGACCGGCACCGCGCGCGTGAAGCGCGGCATGGCCGAGCAGCTCAAGGGCGGCGTGATCATGGACGTCGTCACGCCGGAGCAGGCGAAGATCGCCGAGGACGCGGGCGCCGTCGCCGTCATGGCGCTGGAGCGGGTCCCGGCCGACATCCGCAAGGACGGCGGCGTCGCCCGGATGTCCGACCCCGACATGATCGAGGGCATCATCGAGGCCGTGTCCATCCCGGTCATGGCCAAGTCCCGGATCGGCCACTTCGTCGAGGCCCAGGTCCTGCAGTCGCTCGGCGTCGACTACATCGACGAGTCCGAGGTCCTCACCCCGGCCGACGAGGTCAACCACAGCGACAAGTTCGCGTTCACGACCCCGTTCGTCTGCGGCGCGACCAACCTGGGCGAGGCCCTGCGCCGCATCGCCGAGGGCGCCGCGATGATCCGCTCCAAGGGCGAGGCCGGCACCGGCAACGTCGTCGAGGCCGTGCGTCACCTGCGCCAGATCAAGAACGAGATCGCCCGTCTGCGCGGCTACGACAACAACGAGCTGTACGCCGCCGCCAAGGACCTGCGCGCCCCCTACGAGCTGGTCAAGGAGGTCGCCGAGCTCGGCAAGCTCCCGGTCGTGCTGTTCTCCGCGGGCGGCGTCGCGACTCCGGCCGACGCCGCGCTGATGCGCCAGCTCGGCGCCGAGGGCGTCTTCGTCGGCTCCGGCATCTTCAAGTCCGGCGACCCGGCCAAGCGTGCCGCCGCCATCGTGAAGGCCACCACCTTCTACGACGACCCGAAGATCATCGCGGACGCGTCCCGCAACCTGGGCGAGGCCATGGTCGGCATCAACTGCGACACCCTCCCCGAGGCCGAGCGCTACGCCAACCGCGGCTGGTAA
- the pdxT gene encoding pyridoxal 5'-phosphate synthase glutaminase subunit PdxT, with the protein MTDTAPVIGVLALQGDVREHLVALAAADAVARPVRRPEELAEVDGLVIPGGESTTISKLAVLFGVMEPLRARVRSGMPVYGTCAGMIMLADKILDPRSGQETVGGIDMIVRRNAFGRQNESFEATVDVVGVAGPPVEGVFIRAPWVESVGARVEVLAEHGGHIVAVRQGNALATSFHPELTGDHRVHALFVDMVRANRVAASL; encoded by the coding sequence ATGACCGACACAGCCCCTGTCATAGGCGTCCTGGCCCTCCAGGGCGACGTACGGGAGCACCTCGTCGCCCTGGCCGCGGCCGACGCCGTGGCCAGGCCGGTGCGGCGCCCCGAGGAACTCGCCGAGGTCGACGGCCTCGTCATACCGGGCGGCGAGTCCACGACCATCTCCAAGCTGGCCGTCCTGTTCGGCGTGATGGAGCCCCTTCGCGCGCGCGTGCGGTCCGGCATGCCCGTCTACGGCACCTGCGCGGGCATGATCATGCTCGCCGACAAGATCCTCGACCCGCGCTCGGGCCAGGAGACCGTCGGCGGCATCGACATGATCGTGCGCCGCAACGCCTTCGGACGTCAGAACGAGTCATTCGAGGCCACGGTGGACGTCGTGGGCGTGGCCGGCCCTCCCGTGGAGGGGGTCTTCATCCGTGCCCCCTGGGTCGAGTCCGTGGGCGCCCGCGTCGAGGTGCTCGCCGAGCACGGCGGGCACATCGTCGCGGTCCGCCAGGGCAACGCGCTCGCCACCTCGTTCCACCCGGAACTGACCGGCGACCACCGTGTGCACGCCCTGTTCGTCGACATGGTGCGCGCGAACCGGGTGGCGGCGTCCTTGTAG
- a CDS encoding YebC/PmpR family DNA-binding transcriptional regulator, which translates to MSGHSKWATTKHKKAVIDAKRGKLFAKMIKNIEVAARTGGADVSGNPTLFDAIQKAKKSSVPNKNIDSAVKRGAGLEAGGADYETIMYEGYGPNGVAVLIECLTDNRNRAASDVRVAMTRNGGSMADPGSVSYLFNRKGVVIVPKGELAEDDVLGAVLDAGAEEVNDLGETFEVLSEATDLVAVRTALQEAGIDYDSAEANFVPTMQVELDEDGARKIFKLIDALEDSDDVQNVFANFDVSDEVMEKVDA; encoded by the coding sequence ATGTCCGGCCACTCTAAATGGGCTACGACGAAGCACAAGAAGGCCGTGATCGACGCCAAGCGCGGCAAGCTCTTCGCGAAGATGATCAAGAACATCGAGGTCGCGGCCCGTACCGGTGGCGCGGACGTGTCCGGCAACCCGACGCTGTTCGACGCCATCCAGAAGGCCAAGAAGAGCTCGGTCCCGAACAAGAACATCGACTCCGCGGTGAAGCGCGGCGCCGGTCTCGAGGCCGGCGGCGCCGACTACGAGACGATCATGTACGAGGGCTATGGCCCGAACGGCGTCGCGGTCCTCATCGAGTGCCTCACCGACAACCGCAACCGCGCCGCCTCCGACGTCCGCGTCGCCATGACCCGCAACGGCGGCTCCATGGCCGACCCGGGCTCGGTGTCGTACCTGTTCAACCGTAAGGGCGTCGTCATCGTCCCCAAGGGCGAGCTGGCCGAGGACGACGTCCTCGGCGCCGTGCTCGACGCGGGCGCCGAGGAGGTCAACGACCTCGGTGAGACCTTCGAGGTCCTCTCCGAGGCCACCGACCTGGTCGCGGTGCGCACCGCGCTCCAGGAGGCCGGCATCGACTACGACTCCGCCGAGGCCAACTTCGTCCCGACCATGCAGGTCGAGCTCGACGAGGACGGCGCGCGGAAGATCTTCAAGCTGATCGACGCGCTCGAGGACAGCGACGACGTGCAGAACGTCTTCGCCAACTTCGACGTCAGCGACGAGGTCATGGAGAAGGTCGACGCCTGA
- the ruvC gene encoding crossover junction endodeoxyribonuclease RuvC, producing MRVLGVDPGLTRCGVGVVEGVAGRPLTMLGVGVVRTPADAELGQRLVAVEQGIEAWLDEHRPECVAVERVFSQHNVRTVMGTAQASAVAMLCAARRGIPVALHTPSEVKAAVTGSGRADKAQVGAMVTRLLRLDAPPKPADAADALALAICHIWRAPAQNRLQQAVARHTGRTPTHPKTATITSKGRTA from the coding sequence GTGCGGGTACTAGGGGTGGACCCCGGACTGACACGGTGCGGTGTCGGCGTCGTCGAGGGGGTCGCGGGCCGGCCCCTCACCATGCTCGGCGTCGGAGTCGTACGGACGCCCGCCGACGCCGAGTTGGGGCAACGCCTCGTCGCCGTCGAGCAGGGCATCGAAGCGTGGCTGGACGAACACCGGCCCGAATGCGTCGCCGTGGAACGGGTGTTCAGCCAGCACAACGTGCGCACGGTGATGGGCACCGCCCAGGCCAGCGCCGTCGCGATGCTGTGCGCGGCACGCCGCGGCATCCCCGTCGCCCTGCACACCCCCAGCGAGGTCAAGGCCGCCGTCACCGGCAGCGGCCGTGCGGACAAGGCCCAGGTCGGGGCGATGGTCACCCGTCTGCTGCGACTCGACGCACCCCCGAAGCCGGCCGACGCCGCCGACGCCCTCGCCCTCGCCATCTGCCACATCTGGCGCGCCCCCGCGCAGAACCGGCTCCAGCAGGCGGTCGCCCGGCACACCGGCAGGACGCCCACGCACCCCAAGACCGCAACGATCACATCGAAAGGCCGTACGGCATGA
- the ruvA gene encoding Holliday junction branch migration protein RuvA: MIAFVSGTVAALAPDTAVVEVGGVGMAVQCSPNTLSTLRLGKPAKLATSLVVREDSLTLYGFVDDDERQVFELLQTASGVGPRLAQAMLAVHAPDALRRAVATGDEKALIAVPGIGKRGAQKLLLELKDRLGEPIGAPAVGAPVTSGWRDQLHAALIGLGYATREADEAVAAVTPQAEAADGAPQVGRLLKAALQTLNRAR, from the coding sequence ATGATCGCCTTCGTCAGCGGCACCGTCGCCGCACTCGCCCCGGACACAGCGGTGGTCGAGGTGGGCGGTGTGGGCATGGCCGTCCAGTGCTCGCCGAACACGCTGTCCACGCTCCGGCTCGGAAAGCCGGCCAAGCTCGCCACCTCCCTCGTCGTACGGGAGGACTCCCTGACCCTGTACGGCTTCGTGGACGACGACGAACGCCAGGTCTTCGAGCTGCTGCAGACCGCCAGCGGAGTCGGCCCCCGGCTCGCCCAGGCCATGCTGGCGGTCCACGCCCCGGACGCCCTGCGCCGCGCGGTGGCCACCGGAGACGAGAAGGCGCTGATCGCCGTCCCCGGCATCGGCAAGAGGGGCGCGCAGAAGCTGCTGCTGGAGCTCAAGGACCGGCTCGGCGAGCCGATCGGCGCTCCCGCGGTCGGCGCACCGGTCACCAGCGGCTGGCGCGACCAGCTGCACGCCGCCCTGATCGGCCTCGGCTACGCCACCCGCGAGGCCGACGAGGCGGTCGCCGCCGTGACCCCGCAGGCCGAGGCCGCCGACGGCGCGCCCCAGGTGGGCCGGCTGCTGAAGGCCGCCCTGCAGACCCTGAACCGCGCCCGCTAG
- the ruvB gene encoding Holliday junction branch migration DNA helicase RuvB, translated as MNWDDTTEETTAEERLVGSVADREDQAVEAALRPKDLGEFIGQEKVREQLDLVLRAARARGATADHVLLSGAPGLGKTTLSMIIAAEMGAPIRITSGPAIQHAGDLAAILSSLQEGEVLFLDEIHRMSRPAEEMLYMAMEDFRVDVIVGKGPGATAIPLELPPFTLVGATTRAGLLPPPLRDRFGFTAHMEFYEPAELRRVIHRSADLLDVEIDAEGAAEIAGRSRGTPRIANRLLRRVRDYAQVKADGSVTREIAAAALKVYEVDERGLDRLDRGVLEALLKLFGGGPVGLSTLAVAVGEERETVEEVAEPFLVREGLLARTPRGRVATPAAWTHLGLTPPRAPGQGSGQQDLFGT; from the coding sequence GTGAACTGGGACGACACGACCGAGGAGACCACCGCCGAGGAGCGGCTGGTGGGCTCGGTCGCCGACCGGGAGGACCAGGCCGTCGAGGCCGCCCTGCGTCCCAAGGACCTCGGTGAGTTCATCGGTCAGGAGAAGGTGCGCGAGCAGCTCGACCTCGTCCTGCGCGCCGCCCGCGCGCGTGGCGCGACCGCCGACCACGTGCTGCTCTCCGGAGCCCCCGGTCTCGGCAAGACCACCCTCTCGATGATCATCGCCGCGGAGATGGGCGCCCCGATCCGCATCACCTCCGGCCCCGCCATCCAGCACGCCGGCGATCTCGCCGCGATCCTCTCCTCGCTCCAGGAGGGCGAGGTCCTCTTCCTCGACGAGATCCACCGCATGTCCCGGCCCGCCGAGGAGATGCTGTACATGGCGATGGAGGACTTCCGCGTCGACGTCATCGTCGGCAAGGGCCCCGGCGCCACGGCCATCCCCCTCGAACTGCCTCCCTTCACCCTCGTCGGCGCCACCACGCGCGCGGGCCTGCTGCCGCCCCCACTGCGCGACCGCTTCGGATTCACCGCGCACATGGAGTTCTACGAGCCCGCCGAGCTGCGCCGCGTCATCCACCGCTCGGCCGACCTCCTCGACGTCGAGATCGACGCGGAGGGGGCGGCCGAGATCGCCGGCCGCTCCCGCGGCACGCCCCGTATCGCCAACCGTCTGCTGCGCCGCGTCCGCGACTACGCGCAGGTCAAGGCCGACGGGAGCGTCACCCGCGAGATCGCCGCGGCGGCTCTGAAGGTCTACGAGGTGGACGAGCGGGGGCTGGACCGCCTGGACCGGGGGGTCCTGGAAGCCCTGCTGAAACTGTTCGGCGGCGGCCCGGTCGGTCTGTCCACGCTCGCCGTCGCCGTGGGGGAGGAGCGTGAGACCGTGGAGGAGGTGGCCGAACCCTTCCTCGTCCGGGAGGGGCTGCTCGCCCGCACACCGCGCGGCCGGGTGGCGACCCCGGCCGCCTGGACGCACCTCGGCCTCACCCCGCCCAGGGCCCCCGGTCAGGGAAGCGGGCAACAGGACCTGTTCGGGACGTGA
- the yajC gene encoding preprotein translocase subunit YajC produces the protein MSPLTLLPFIVLIGAMFLMTRSAKKKQQQAAAMRNELQPGSGVRTIGGMYATVKEVNDDTLLLDAGPGVELLFAKNAIGAVLTDDEYNRIVHGIEHDLKSDSDVVPDDASSLAETDDSVDEAAASDDKVVDLGKKDETDEVREKAAEAEQAEAGEEPKKTEGDSDAKK, from the coding sequence GTGAGTCCTTTGACCCTCCTCCCGTTCATCGTGCTCATCGGGGCCATGTTCCTGATGACCCGGTCGGCCAAGAAGAAGCAGCAGCAAGCGGCCGCCATGCGTAACGAACTGCAGCCCGGAAGTGGTGTCCGCACCATCGGGGGCATGTACGCGACGGTCAAGGAGGTCAACGACGACACGCTTCTCCTCGATGCGGGACCGGGCGTGGAACTCCTCTTCGCGAAGAACGCGATCGGCGCCGTCCTGACCGACGACGAGTACAACCGCATCGTGCACGGCATCGAGCACGACCTGAAGTCCGACTCCGACGTCGTCCCGGACGACGCCTCCTCCCTCGCCGAGACCGACGACTCCGTCGACGAAGCTGCCGCCTCCGACGACAAGGTTGTCGACCTCGGCAAGAAGGACGAGACCGACGAGGTCCGGGAGAAGGCCGCCGAGGCCGAGCAGGCCGAGGCCGGCGAGGAGCCGAAGAAGACCGAGGGCGACTCCGACGCGAAGAAGTAG